A region from the Lolium perenne isolate Kyuss_39 chromosome 4, Kyuss_2.0, whole genome shotgun sequence genome encodes:
- the LOC127296348 gene encoding translocase of chloroplast 34, chloroplastic isoform X1, with protein MAAPIPREWTGLQQFPAATQTSLHELLGKLKEENVSTLTILVMGKGGVGKSSTVNSIVGERVANVSAFQSEGLRPMMCSRTRAGFTLNIIDTPGLIEGGYINEQAVEIIKRFLLEKTIDVLLYVDRLDTYRMDTLDEQVIRAITTSFGKAIWRRTLVVLTHAQLSPPDGIEYNDFLKRRSDSLLKYIRSGAGIGKRESADYPLPLALVENSGRCKTNENGAKILPDGTPWIPNLMKEITIVVSNGSKSIHVDQKLIDGPNPNNRWKKYIPLILAVQYFFVVKGIRRAIHSDIANGKLDDWEQRYRDLVGSGNPVDLKVSSSRNPKA; from the exons ATGGCGGCGCCGATACCCCGCGAGTGGACTGGGCTGCAGCAGTTCCCGGCGGCCACCCAGACCAGTCTGCACGAGCTCCTCGGCAAGCTCAAGGAGGAG AATGTGAGCACATTGACGATTCTGGTGATGGGGAAGGGCGGTGTGGGCAAGTCGTCCACTGTCAACTCCATTGTCGGGGAGAGGGTCGCCAACGTCAGCGCCTTCCAG TCTGAGGGTCTGAGGCCGATGATGTGCTCCCGCACCAGGGCCGGATTCACCTTGAACATTATTGATACTCCTGGCCTCATTGAAGGTGGATACATCAATGAGCAGGCTGTTGAGATCATTAAGAG GTTTCTTCTGGAGAAGACCATTGATGTCCTCCTGTATGTGGATCGCCTGGATACATATAGAATGGATACATTGGATGAACAAGTTATAAGAGCCATCACTACCTCATTTGGAAAGGCTATTTGGCGAAGAACATTGGTTGTACTGACCCATGCCCAACTCTCTCCACCTGATGGAATTGAATATAATGATTTCCTTAAAAGAAGATCAGATTCTCTGTTGAAGTACATCCGTTCTGGTGCAGGAATCGGCAAACGAGAATCTGCG GATTATCCCTTGCCATTAGCTTTGGTAGAGAACAGTGGAAGGTGCAAGACCAACGAGAATGGCGCAAAG attcttcctgacgGAACTCCATGGATTCCAAACCTGATGAAAGAAATTACTATTGTCGTCTCAAATGGGAGCAAGTCCATTCATGTTGATCAGAAATTAATCGATGGTCCAAACCCCAACAATCGCTGGAAGAAGTACATACCCCTCATCCTTGCGGTGCAG TACTTTTTTGTCGTAAAAGGAATCCGAAGGGCGATTCATTCTGACATTGCGAATGGGAAGCTGGATGACTGGGAGCAGCGTTACAGAGACTTGGTTGGAAGCGGTAACCCGGTAGACCTGAAAGTTTCGTCATCCCGCAATCCCAAGGCCTGA
- the LOC127296348 gene encoding translocase of chloroplast 34, chloroplastic isoform X2, with protein MAAPIPREWTGLQQFPAATQTSLHELLGKLKEENVSTLTILVMGKGGVGKSSTVNSIVGERVANVSAFQSEGLRPMMCSRTRAGFTLNIIDTPGLIEGGYINEQAVEIIKRFLLEKTIDVLLYVDRLDTYRMDTLDEQVIRAITTSFGKAIWRRTLVVLTHAQLSPPDGIEYNDFLKRRSDSLLKYIRSGAGIGKRESADYPLPLALVENSGRCKTNENGAKILPDGTPWIPNLMKEITIVVSNGSKSIHVDQKLIDGPNPNNRWKKYIPLILAVQYFFVVKGIRRAIHSDIANGKLDDWEQRYRDLVGSGNPVDLKVSSSRNPKA; from the exons ATGGCGGCGCCGATACCCCGCGAGTGGACTGGGCTGCAGCAGTTCCCGGCGGCCACCCAGACCAGTCTGCACGAGCTCCTCGGCAAGCTCAAGGAGGAG AATGTGAGCACATTGACGATTCTGGTGATGGGGAAGGGCGGTGTGGGCAAGTCGTCCACTGTCAACTCCATTGTCGGGGAGAGGGTCGCCAACGTCAGCGCCTTCCAG TCTGAGGGTCTGAGGCCGATGATGTGCTCCCGCACCAGGGCCGGATTCACCTTGAACATTATTGATACTCCTGGCCTCATTGAAGGTGGATACATCAATGAGCAGGCTGTTGAGATCATTAAGAG GTTTCTTCTGGAGAAGACCATTGATGTCCTCCTGTATGTGGATCGCCTGGATACATATAGAATGGATACATTGGATGAACAAGTTATAAGAGCCATCACTACCTCATTTGGAAAGGCTATTTGGCGAAGAACATTGGTTGTACTGACCCATGCCCAACTCTCTCCACCTGATGGAATTGAATATAATGATTTCCTTAAAAGAAGATCAGATTCTCTGTTGAAGTACATCCGTTCTGGTGCAGGAATCGGCAAACGAGAATCTGCG GATTATCCCTTGCCATTAGCTTTGGTAGAGAACAGTGGAAGGTGCAAGACCAACGAGAATGGCGCAAAG attcttcctgacgGAACTCCATGGATTCCAAACCTGATGAAAGAAATTACTATTGTCGTCTCAAATGGGAGCAAGTCCATTCATGTTGATCAGAAATTAATCGATGGTCCAAACCCCAACAATCGCTGGAAGAAGTACATACCCCTCATCCTTGCGGTGCAG TACTTTTTTGTCGTAAAAGGAATCCGAAGGGCGATTCATTCTGACATTGCGAATGGGAAGCTGGATGACTGGGAGCAGCGTTACAGAGACTTGGTTGGAAGCGGTAACCCGGTAGAC CTGAAAGTTTCGTCATCCCGCAATCCCAAGGCCTGA